The Bacteroidetes Order II. bacterium genome includes a window with the following:
- the rdgB gene encoding RdgB/HAM1 family non-canonical purine NTP pyrophosphatase — translation MSKILLATRNKDKVDEFKHALQGLPYEVLTALDFPTLPEVDEDQDTLEGNAFKKARMLYEATGIFSMADDTGLEVSALNGQPGVYSARYAGKKATYAENRAKMLREMMGEENRTAQFRTVIAYYTGKKKFFEGICSGQITHGEIGAGGFGYDPIFMPNGYDVTFAQMTTEEKNKISHRGVAFRKFLAFLANEATRWKIE, via the coding sequence ATGAGCAAAATCCTTTTGGCCACGCGCAATAAAGACAAAGTAGATGAATTTAAACATGCCCTTCAGGGATTACCATATGAAGTGCTTACGGCATTGGATTTTCCAACACTGCCGGAAGTGGATGAAGACCAGGATACGCTTGAAGGCAATGCCTTTAAAAAAGCGCGGATGCTTTACGAAGCCACGGGTATTTTTTCGATGGCAGATGATACGGGCTTAGAAGTTAGTGCATTAAATGGGCAGCCAGGCGTTTATTCGGCGCGTTATGCGGGCAAAAAAGCAACTTATGCCGAAAATCGCGCAAAAATGCTTCGAGAAATGATGGGAGAAGAAAACCGGACGGCACAATTTAGGACCGTTATTGCATATTATACAGGTAAAAAAAAGTTCTTTGAAGGTATTTGTTCTGGACAAATCACCCATGGAGAAATCGGTGCGGGCGGCTTTGGTTATGACCCTATTTTTATGCCTAATGGCTATGACGTGACATTTGCACAAATGACCACAGAAGAAAAGAATAAAATCAGTCACCGAGGGGTGGCTTTTCGGAAGTTTTTGGCGTTTTTGGCCAATGAGGCTACGAGGTGGAAAATTGAGTGA
- a CDS encoding D-tyrosyl-tRNA(Tyr) deacylase, with product MIALIQRVSEASVKVEHQIVGKIGCGLLVLLGIHVNDTEKEVDWLAQKIIQLRIFNDEDGKMNRSLQEVGGEVLVVSQFTLYGDARKGNRPSYITAARPETAIPLYESFVSKCAILLGKPVPTGIFGADMKVSLVNDGPVTLWLEKSPKE from the coding sequence ATGATTGCACTAATCCAGCGCGTAAGCGAGGCATCTGTAAAAGTTGAGCACCAAATTGTTGGTAAAATTGGATGCGGGCTTTTGGTTCTTTTGGGTATTCATGTGAACGATACCGAAAAAGAAGTGGATTGGTTGGCCCAAAAAATTATTCAGCTTCGCATATTTAATGACGAAGACGGAAAGATGAATCGGTCTCTACAGGAGGTGGGTGGAGAAGTTTTGGTGGTTTCTCAGTTCACGTTGTATGGCGATGCCCGTAAAGGTAATCGGCCCTCTTACATCACTGCCGCAAGGCCCGAAACGGCCATTCCACTCTACGAATCCTTTGTGTCTAAATGTGCCATCTTGTTGGGAAAACCCGTTCCAACAGGCATTTTTGGGGCGGATATGAAGGTTTCGCTTGTTAATGATGGCCCTGTTACCCTTTGGTTGGAAAAGTCACCTAAGGAATAA